TTACTGCGCTGAATGAAAGTCATTACCACTTCTACTGCTTTTGGTTTgttgcttttgggtccagttaTGTGCTTGTTACAAAGTATTGGGAAATGTTAAAACCGGCACTTTTCACTGACTTTTGTGTTGACAAGAATTATACGCCAGCGTACACGTGCgtgacaagaaaaacaaaacacgagacTACCGACAATAAAAGTGGATTGAAAGCGTACAACGTTTAGAACACTTGCGCAGAATCGGCGTCCACACAGAATGAGATGACTTACGACCAGTTGGCTCCTTTGGCGCCAAACATGGGCCTCACACTCCATCCAGAACCAAACATGTTAAGTGATTTGGAGAAGCAATCATTATAAATGACGCCCGTGTAGACGGAGAAGATCCCCATGAGCAAGATGATGTAGCGACCAGCAAACACCATAGTGAACATCTGCAGGGAATTAGGAGATGGGTAGGCAGGGTCATTCCAATATCCAAGCACAAAAACCAGTTTTCCTCTGACTGTACTTGTGACGATACCTCGTTGTCACTCTTCTGCGCAAGGAGGCGACTTTCTCGGATGACTAAATAGAGACCGGCGCAGGTCATTAGAAGGCCGTGACCCATGTCACCGAACATGACAGCAAACAGGAAAGGGAAGGTGATGATGGTGTATTGAGCTGTGGCAGGTCAGGAAAAGGGAATATCATGAAGTGAGGTTAAATCCATCACAGCCGCACAGAAATGTCATCAAACTAAAGAAATAACAGCAGAATGGAAACAAATTCAGCTCTCTTTTTCtgtcttcaatcaatcaatgtacCTGGATTGATTTCCCTGTAGTTCCCAATGCCATAGGCATCCACAATGTTCTGAAAGCCCGAGGTGAACTTGTTGGTCTTGTTAAAAGTGGGCGGAGTCTGCTTGCTCTGCATTCTGTTGAGGATTGACGGCACAGTTGACCCGCTTCGCTCCTATCAAATGAAATCCAAAAGATGAACATGCAACACCGCAACTTCCCCTCGACTCGCAGGAAGCTGACCAGAGAAACAGTTGCGTGTACAGTCGACGCAGACAAATGCCCTTTTCACTGAACACGTTCCAATTTATTTCGTCATTTCGAATCTAAATATAGTACCGTCATGACTTATTGATTGAACTGATCTTTTAGAATCAAATAgatcaaatgtaaacattatgtagctgttgtttttatgtatttatttattcatgttaagCCAACGCCCAGTGGGAGATGCCtggatttcaaaaacaaaaacaaaaaacctttgaCACCATAATCTGAATCATTGCGCTATCCAAAGAAAAATGTACTTCGCGTTATCTTCTGCACGGAATGGGGAGAACCCAATGCACCCTGACTAACAGCGACACTCCGAACGCAACCCCAAATTGTATCTCAACTCCTCACCCGCCAGGGACCGACCGTACACAACAACAGGAAGCAGGTTGCACACGTTTGAACGGGAAGCAGGGGGCTAACAATTTACTCAGGAAGAACTCAATCTGGGTGTATGGCAGCCAACCTGGCGTTAGCATATTAAGGAGAAccgtttttcttcttcacagGGTACATTGTTTCCTATACGTTCATTTTGAGAATCTTCGCAAACATTGACAGTACCATTCGTGACTATCATTCATTTGCAACATGTGACAGGTCGCTGCAAAAGGACGCAACACGTCGGCAACTTCGCGACGACGTTCAACGAAATCACACGCATTGATGCTTACGACGTATAGGATGGCTAGACTGCGTTACAGGAGCAAGAATTGCAGAATTCAAAATAACTgacggataaaaaaaaaaaaaatgaccaaacaaCACCTCACCGTTCCTCTCCGTAGGGCAAACTGGATGGAGTCCAGATCTGAGACGGGACACCACACCTCAGCAATCAGACACTTCTGGGTCACGTCAATGTTGCACAGGTTCAGAGTGTGGTAGATGGCTTTCATCTTCCGAACCTTGATGAACCAAACTCGCATCGTCTTGGAGGCAGCCTGCAACACTCTCTGACGGTGGTCCTCGGTCTGGTTCAAAACCTGGGTCGGCAAAGCGAGGGAATTACCGGTAGGTCGTAATGAATATCACTGCATGCGTGTCGTACTGGTGAGTTGGGGGGGGGCAATCAAAGTGATTTCTATCTTTGCCATAACCCTGAGATTTCAACCCAGAACCCCTTCACTTGTGAGACAGATTTGCTAACCGCAAGCGCTCAGTTGACGGCTATGGCAAATGATGTCTTTCTTTGAAAAGCCGAGCCAAATGTGCTATTGTACGAGTGGAATATATTTGATGTGTTTGGCACGCTTAGACTAGCGCAGACACTCGAGCAGAACAGAGGCTCCCCCCCCCCGACTTAATAAGGACAATCTCTGGGCAGCACAACGTTTCGATGCAGGACAAAGGTCTTTTGTAGATAAGACCCAGTGCGCAGAAAAGACCCGCTTACACGACAATCTATTTTGTCACACATTGGATGGAGCAACAAGCATGCAGGAGCCTGGAGATAAATGAACTGTTGTGCAAAGTTTCTGattcatttgttgttttgtagtgAACAACAAAGAGTAAGAAACCCCTTTTCAAAGTATTATTGAACGTTAATTGGACAACAATAGTTGTATAATCTTTCATGTTTGTCGTTTTGATTGAGTACCTGTTTTGCGTAATTCCTCTCCCAAGTGCAAGAGGTAATGCTTTGTTTGATACtcgtttattttattgaatgtttcaAACTAGAGGGGGAACAAAATATTGTCAGTGGGACGTATCGTGCGGCTATTGTTACCCTTTCcatgttttccatttttcagaCACAATACCTCTCTTGGTGTATCCTATCTGATAATACATCCAAAATCACGGTACCCATTATTTCACAATCACTGCACGGGAAAAATATTGCTCTAAAATATCGTGTCATAAGTTATTCTGTGATTCCtaccccttttttttgtttaaaaaaataaaaaaagtctcatgCAGTAATGTTTCAGTTCATTTGGCCTCGGTGGAAGTCTGCACTGAACCGATTGCCGCTGTCGTTGAAAGTGTGACGGGAAAGCCGTTGAACAAGAAATGTACCATTTGGAGATCGTCGATACGGCTGTTGACCCCAGCCAACATCTCTTTTCTCTCTTGTGGAGTTTCTGGACAAGGGTAGAGAGAGGCACGGAAACTGGAAAGATCACAGAGGAACTTGGTCAATTCCCATCATTTGCGTTGAAGGGGGGACATCGCATGGAAAGTGGACTTTCAAATTGTTTGTATACATATCCTATATTTGTGCGCCCATGACTTGGACGCTAGGTTAGACAAAGATCTGCCGCCAGACTCTTTGTGTTCGACGTGTGTCAGCTGCCAAGTGACAATTTGTCATTCGGCACTTTGGCGATAAAATACGGTCTCCGTGCGTGAGAATAGACGACGACTTCATCGTTAGACTCCGGGCTGCCCGAAAACAACTGCCGGCTGAGTCGCAACGTCCTgactccgccccccccccccccccccccccccccccccccccccccccaagtcatCACGGTAACAAAAAAACCATACTCGGCAATGGATTGGCCTGTCTGtagcgggggtgggggggagcaaAAAAAGGCTTATTAACTCATACTGGACCGCGCCATTAAAACAGActcgtttaaaaaataatagagGGTGACGAGTGTCCTATAATTGTTGACCTTTGGGGTGTTTTGCCAAAATCATGTCACAGAAATGTTTTGAAGACAATTGTGAACAATGGTCAAAAGATAGGCAACTGAAATAtgaattgcattgaaaaaacaaatgtcaagaTACTCACCCTTCACAGATCTTCTTCACCCTGTTCTTCAACTGATCACCTTGGAAGAAAATGATGAAGACCGATTTGTGGACTTGGTCCCCCTGTTGGAGAGGAGAATGTGTCTTTCAAACGTAATAGCCACATAAAGGACGTGGCCTTTTTACTATCGCGTACTGACTGTAGTGGGGTCCTCCAGCGGATCCTCGATCTCAGCCTTGCGTAAGAAAACATTCCCGCGGCACACCCGCCACAGCATTCTCTCAAAAGTTGGAATCCTCTCTCTGCTGATCACACCGGCCACAAATCTGTACAAGGAGAATACGAGTGACAATCATGATCCTGACATTCATAGAAAAACATGTCTCATAAAGCATTTCCTTTTGACCTCTTCTGTCCAAACAACAGTGACGCTGTAAATCCTTTTCTCAATGTTGTGCTGTTTTATGTGCACTAACATGTCGAGAGTGAAGCGTTAGCCTTCGCAAACATTTCCGAAACAGACTTGTGAAGACTAACGGCCTCTCGTGCTTTACCCCAATCTGAGCGGAGCCCCTCTGGCCCCCTCGTTGCCCTCCATCAGGGCTGATGACTCCTCCAGCAAGTTGGGATCCTCCATCTATCAAAAGATtgggaagacatttttttttttccccgtcataGTGATCCGATTCAGCCAACGTAGGGAGCTATAAAAGGGTGAAAACCTCGTCAAAGAACTGCTGTGTTCGACGAAGAATGTGTTTGAGCTCGGTCAGCTCCAGGAAGTTCTTCTTCAGGGCCTCCTGGTTGGTGTTGATCTCCTTCAATTCATTCTCCAACTTCTCAAAGGTAGCCTGAAAAGCAGAACAGACGCTCGCACCTCGGTATTCGTCATCCGTTTGATAGAAAAGGCTACCATTTTGTAGCGTGCCTCGGGGGTTCCAAGAATAAAAACTGATGAACGCCGACAATCTAAAGAACGTACGCTACTCGCAAAAAGTTAGGGCTATTCGGCTTTTAGGGTTACATTTCAGGGTGACCCTAAAATGCACTCTCACCTTTACAGGGGAACTTCATTAGAGATTCTCTGGTCTATGTTTGAGAATTTTAGAGAAGCtcaaatgaagttcacctgCAAAGGTTACAGTGCCGTTTAGGTTCCCGATTGTGTCTAAATAATATCTCAATCAAATGACTTTACCTCCAGATCAATCATATCCCTTGGAAAAGGCACCTCGGGATTTTCTCCGGTGTCGACAGTCGGAATGTTGGCTTTCTTGATCTCCTTCTCCACAAACCCTGTTCCAAGGAGTGAGGAAACACATTGGGGCGCTCGTGTCCGCGTTCGGGCTCCGACCGGAGCTTCGTTCAAAGCAAATCCAGATTGCATCCCTGACATTTTCGAGACTGAGGTCGGAGCCGCAGCTGTCTCAGTGACTTACTTAGTTTTCTGTCCATCTCCTCACATCTCCTCACTTCATTCACGAACTTGCGTTGGAACACGTTCACATCCGGGTTGAGCTGCCGACAGGACAGAATTGTCGTCAAAATGACAAAACTCCGGGGAGTCGACGTCACAACAACTGTATATGACATCGAGTGGGAAAGACGCTCGCTGGTTCGGACCGCCTTTAATTTTGTACCAAATACGAGCATTCTTACTCACATCTCTAAACTGGACCATGCCGAGTTCTCCCAGTTCGCTGACACAGCAGTAAGCAGCCTCCGACTGGAGAAACAGCTGGGCCAGGGTCATCTCCTCACTCCTGAACAGCTCCCCCATGATGATAGGCAGCCAACTGGAAGAACCCCAAgacagcagacacacacacacacagacagctgAGCTACATGATGGCTTTCAAGAACATTCAAAGTGGCCATTGCGAAGTCTCACTGGCCAATAGGGACGCACACCCAAAATTCAGGAGGCCTGTATCAAACAATTCTGGATTTTCGACAGCGCTTTTTCTCAAAAGGACGGTGGGTGAGCGgccgttcgcactcacacccCTGGGAAACGTCGAGTCTTCGATCGGCCTGAAACGTCTGTGGAACGGCGGGCACGACCCCGGCGAGGATACGCGGGGTCGGGAAACGGACGGATGGCCTTTTGCGGAATGTGACGAGGAACCCCCGAGTACCCGAATCAACACGAGCGAGCGGAGCGCGCAAACGCCACACGGGAGGGGCCTGAATCAAGATTCCGATCCTGCATCCTCGCACTGTGACGACGCCATGCTGTTATTCTATTGTTACCGTGATACCGCAGCCGCTCATCTGGGTCGTTCACACAAAagaccggggggggggggggggggggagatcctATCCTATGCTAGCTTGTGAGGCTGAAAGCAGGGCCGAGGCCATCCGTCGTGAGCATCCTTCCGGCTGCGGCGCTGCCCTTCACTCAAGGACGCCATGATGCCGCTAGCGTCCATCTGTGTCACAGCATCTCCCGCCTGGAACTGGCACGCAGCACATTTCTGCTCGGAAACCTGCAACTCCGTCAATTATGTCTCAAACGGGGGCCCACCCACACCCCCGAACATCTATTAACATCGCCTTTCTTCCCATCCTCACGTCAAATATGAACGGAGACATACATCGGCTTTGACAAATAACGCACGCAACATGTTAACGAACGTTTACACGGCATGAAACATCAGCTAATATGTTGATTTGTATTTCCTTACCGCTGAAACGTGCAATTCGTCAACGCTCGAGGGATGCGGGATGCGACGGTCCTGCACTGTGCGTCAAGCTTGAGAGGCTTCGCCGCAAATCGGACTTCCGTTGgtgaaaccaaaataaaagcgcGTGGACACGTCACGTCGATG
The sequence above is a segment of the Phycodurus eques isolate BA_2022a chromosome 19, UOR_Pequ_1.1, whole genome shotgun sequence genome. Coding sequences within it:
- the atp6v0a1b gene encoding V-type proton ATPase 116 kDa subunit a isoform X5 codes for the protein MGELFRSEEMTLAQLFLQSEAAYCCVSELGELGMVQFRDLNPDVNVFQRKFVNEVRRCEEMDRKLRFVEKEIKKANIPTVDTGENPEVPFPRDMIDLEATFEKLENELKEINTNQEALKKNFLELTELKHILRRTQQFFDEMEDPNLLEESSALMEGNEGARGAPLRLGFVAGVISRERIPTFERMLWRVCRGNVFLRKAEIEDPLEDPTTGDQVHKSVFIIFFQGDQLKNRVKKICEGFRASLYPCPETPQERKEMLAGVNSRIDDLQMVLNQTEDHRQRVLQAASKTMRVWFIKVRKMKAIYHTLNLCNIDVTQKCLIAEVWCPVSDLDSIQFALRRGTERSGSTVPSILNRMQSKQTPPTFNKTNKFTSGFQNIVDAYGIGNYREINPAQYTIITFPFLFAVMFGDMGHGLLMTCAGLYLVIRESRLLAQKSDNEMFTMVFAGRYIILLMGIFSVYTGVIYNDCFSKSLNMFGSGWSVRPMFGAKGANWSFETLEGNAVLQLDPAIPGVFNGPYPLGIDPIWNVATNKLTFLNSFKMKMSVILGVIHMIFGVSLSLFNHLYFKKPLNIFLGFIPEIVFMSSLFGYLVLLVFYKWTAYDAFTSKDAPSLLIHFINMCLFNYSDPTTKSLYAGQMGIQVLLVLIALACVPCMLVVKTMVLRRQHLWKKHLSQKRQETPAENLEQSLERTGVSSSCTGLTQQGTQKFGGVRVGNGPTEDEAGIMDHDQLSQHSDEADETCLSDVGGFSRMG
- the atp6v0a1b gene encoding V-type proton ATPase 116 kDa subunit a isoform X3, which gives rise to MGELFRSEEMTLAQLFLQSEAAYCCVSELGELGMVQFRDLNPDVNVFQRKFVNEVRRCEEMDRKLRFVEKEIKKANIPTVDTGENPEVPFPRDMIDLEATFEKLENELKEINTNQEALKKNFLELTELKHILRRTQQFFDEMEDPNLLEESSALMEGNEGARGAPLRLGFVAGVISRERIPTFERMLWRVCRGNVFLRKAEIEDPLEDPTTGDQVHKSVFIIFFQGDQLKNRVKKICEGFRASLYPCPETPQERKEMLAGVNSRIDDLQMVLNQTEDHRQRVLQAASKTMRVWFIKVRKMKAIYHTLNLCNIDVTQKCLIAEVWCPVSDLDSIQFALRRGTERSGSTVPSILNRMQSKQTPPTFNKTNKFTSGFQNIVDAYGIGNYREINPAQYTIITFPFLFAVMFGDMGHGLLMTCAGLYLVIRESRLLAQKSDNEMFTMVFAGRYIILLMGIFSVYTGVIYNDCFSKSLNMFGSGWSVRPMFGAKGANWSFETLEGNAVLQLDPAIPGVFNGPYPLGIDPIWNVATNKLTFLNSFKMKMSVILGVIHMIFGVSLSLFNHLYFKKPLNIFLGFIPEIVFMSSLFGYLVLLVFYKWTAYDAFTSKDAPSLLIHFINMCLFNYSDPTTKSLYAGQMGIQVLLVLIALACVPCMLVVKTMVLRRQHLWKKHLGTQKFGGVRVGNGPTEDEAGIMDHDQLSQHSDEADEHAEEEPFDFGDVAVHQAIHTIEYCLGCISNTASYLRLWALSLAHAQLSEVLWSMVMHLGLSSRSGGGFFGLTIVFAAFATLTVAILLIMEGLSAFLHALRLHWVEFQNKFYSGQGFKFVPFSFESILDGRVDE
- the atp6v0a1b gene encoding V-type proton ATPase 116 kDa subunit a isoform X4, translating into MGELFRSEEMTLAQLFLQSEAAYCCVSELGELGMVQFRDLNPDVNVFQRKFVNEVRRCEEMDRKLRFVEKEIKKANIPTVDTGENPEVPFPRDMIDLEATFEKLENELKEINTNQEALKKNFLELTELKHILRRTQQFFDEMEDPNLLEESSALMEGNEGARGAPLRLGFVAGVISRERIPTFERMLWRVCRGNVFLRKAEIEDPLEDPTTGDQVHKSVFIIFFQGDQLKNRVKKICEGFRASLYPCPETPQERKEMLAGVNSRIDDLQMVLNQTEDHRQRVLQAASKTMRVWFIKVRKMKAIYHTLNLCNIDVTQKCLIAEVWCPVSDLDSIQFALRRGTERSGSTVPSILNRMQSKQTPPTFNKTNKFTSGFQNIVDAYGIGNYREINPAQYTIITFPFLFAVMFGDMGHGLLMTCAGLYLVIRESRLLAQKSDNEMFTMVFAGRYIILLMGIFSVYTGVIYNDCFSKSLNMFGSGWSVRPMFGAKGANWSFETLEGNAVLQLDPAIPGVFNGPYPLGIDPIWNVATNKLTFLNSFKMKMSVILGVIHMIFGVSLSLFNHLYFKKPLNIFLGFIPEIVFMSSLFGYLVLLVFYKWTAYDAFTSKDAPSLLIHFINMCLFNYSDPTTKSLYAGQMGIQVLLVLIALACVPCMLVVKTMVLRRQHLWKKHLGTQKFGGVRVGNGPTEDEAGIMDHDQLSQHSDEADEFDFGDVAVHQAIHTIEYCLGCISNTASYLRLWALSLAHAQLSEVLWSMVMHLGLSSRSGGGFFGLTIVFAAFATLTVAILLIMEGLSAFLHALRLHWVEFQNKFYSGQGFKFVPFSFESILDGRVDE
- the atp6v0a1b gene encoding V-type proton ATPase 116 kDa subunit a isoform X2 yields the protein MGELFRSEEMTLAQLFLQSEAAYCCVSELGELGMVQFRDLNPDVNVFQRKFVNEVRRCEEMDRKLRFVEKEIKKANIPTVDTGENPEVPFPRDMIDLEATFEKLENELKEINTNQEALKKNFLELTELKHILRRTQQFFDEMEDPNLLEESSALMEGNEGARGAPLRLGFVAGVISRERIPTFERMLWRVCRGNVFLRKAEIEDPLEDPTTGDQVHKSVFIIFFQGDQLKNRVKKICEGFRASLYPCPETPQERKEMLAGVNSRIDDLQMVLNQTEDHRQRVLQAASKTMRVWFIKVRKMKAIYHTLNLCNIDVTQKCLIAEVWCPVSDLDSIQFALRRGTERSGSTVPSILNRMQSKQTPPTFNKTNKFTSGFQNIVDAYGIGNYREINPAQYTIITFPFLFAVMFGDMGHGLLMTCAGLYLVIRESRLLAQKSDNEMFTMVFAGRYIILLMGIFSVYTGVIYNDCFSKSLNMFGSGWSVRPMFGAKGANWSFETLEGNAVLQLDPAIPGVFNGPYPLGIDPIWNVATNKLTFLNSFKMKMSVILGVIHMIFGVSLSLFNHLYFKKPLNIFLGFIPEIVFMSSLFGYLVLLVFYKWTAYDAFTSKDAPSLLIHFINMCLFNYSDPTTKSLYAGQMGIQVLLVLIALACVPCMLVVKTMVLRRQHLWKKHLSQKRQETPAENLEQSLERTGVSSSCTGLTQQGTQKFGGVRVGNGPTEDEAGIMDHDQLSQHSDEADEFDFGDVAVHQAIHTIEYCLGCISNTASYLRLWALSLAHAQLSEVLWSMVMHLGLSSRSGGGFFGLTIVFAAFATLTVAILLIMEGLSAFLHALRLHWVEFQNKFYSGQGFKFVPFSFESILDGRVDE
- the atp6v0a1b gene encoding V-type proton ATPase 116 kDa subunit a isoform X1 — protein: MGELFRSEEMTLAQLFLQSEAAYCCVSELGELGMVQFRDLNPDVNVFQRKFVNEVRRCEEMDRKLRFVEKEIKKANIPTVDTGENPEVPFPRDMIDLEATFEKLENELKEINTNQEALKKNFLELTELKHILRRTQQFFDEMEDPNLLEESSALMEGNEGARGAPLRLGFVAGVISRERIPTFERMLWRVCRGNVFLRKAEIEDPLEDPTTGDQVHKSVFIIFFQGDQLKNRVKKICEGFRASLYPCPETPQERKEMLAGVNSRIDDLQMVLNQTEDHRQRVLQAASKTMRVWFIKVRKMKAIYHTLNLCNIDVTQKCLIAEVWCPVSDLDSIQFALRRGTERSGSTVPSILNRMQSKQTPPTFNKTNKFTSGFQNIVDAYGIGNYREINPAQYTIITFPFLFAVMFGDMGHGLLMTCAGLYLVIRESRLLAQKSDNEMFTMVFAGRYIILLMGIFSVYTGVIYNDCFSKSLNMFGSGWSVRPMFGAKGANWSFETLEGNAVLQLDPAIPGVFNGPYPLGIDPIWNVATNKLTFLNSFKMKMSVILGVIHMIFGVSLSLFNHLYFKKPLNIFLGFIPEIVFMSSLFGYLVLLVFYKWTAYDAFTSKDAPSLLIHFINMCLFNYSDPTTKSLYAGQMGIQVLLVLIALACVPCMLVVKTMVLRRQHLWKKHLSQKRQETPAENLEQSLERTGVSSSCTGLTQQGTQKFGGVRVGNGPTEDEAGIMDHDQLSQHSDEADEHAEEEPFDFGDVAVHQAIHTIEYCLGCISNTASYLRLWALSLAHAQLSEVLWSMVMHLGLSSRSGGGFFGLTIVFAAFATLTVAILLIMEGLSAFLHALRLHWVEFQNKFYSGQGFKFVPFSFESILDGRVDE